The following are encoded together in the Ignavibacteria bacterium genome:
- the dnaN gene encoding DNA polymerase III subunit beta: protein MKFSTTGGGLLKVLSKAFSVVPSKSPLPILDHFLFEVSGTTLTVTATNLEITMVVTTSVKGNTNGKIAVPASIILNTVQALPQNTSVNFAANIASKKIALTTEKGTYHLTGQNAEDFPQVSEFKSSEKVTFEPETLRKIITRTTFAASTDDLRPAMTGVLFEFLGTELRTVATDGHRLVRIKNKNIANEGKRDLIVPQKALQILVRSLDENSCTITHDENQAKFSFDATTLYTRLVNEKYPNYEAVIPTDNDKNVRINREDFLQAVRRIGLYTNSETKQLRLSIKKKEIIVAAEDIGLSGGNQSANEELACENSNEEIEIGFNAGYIADALSHLENEEIILSLSTSTRAAMFKPAQNTENEDVLMLVMPVRLNS, encoded by the coding sequence ATGAAATTTAGCACCACCGGCGGTGGATTACTCAAAGTATTAAGCAAAGCATTTTCCGTTGTCCCTTCGAAATCGCCGCTTCCGATTCTCGACCATTTTTTGTTCGAAGTGTCGGGAACAACACTTACGGTTACAGCAACGAATTTAGAAATTACAATGGTAGTAACAACGAGCGTCAAAGGGAACACGAATGGGAAAATAGCGGTGCCAGCGTCAATAATCTTAAATACTGTGCAGGCACTTCCGCAAAACACGAGTGTAAATTTTGCAGCAAATATTGCTTCAAAAAAAATTGCGCTCACAACCGAAAAAGGAACGTATCATCTCACGGGACAAAACGCGGAAGATTTTCCCCAAGTCAGCGAATTTAAGTCCTCGGAAAAAGTTACGTTTGAACCCGAAACGCTTCGAAAAATCATTACGAGAACAACCTTTGCCGCAAGCACCGATGATTTGCGTCCCGCAATGACGGGCGTACTTTTTGAGTTCCTTGGAACAGAATTGCGCACCGTAGCAACCGATGGACATCGGTTAGTGCGCATTAAAAATAAGAACATCGCCAACGAAGGAAAGCGCGACCTCATCGTTCCGCAAAAAGCGTTGCAAATATTGGTGCGCTCTCTTGATGAAAACTCTTGCACGATAACACACGATGAAAACCAAGCGAAATTTTCTTTCGATGCAACAACACTGTACACACGCTTAGTGAACGAAAAATATCCGAATTACGAAGCCGTTATTCCCACCGATAACGACAAAAACGTACGCATCAATCGCGAAGATTTCTTGCAAGCCGTTCGTCGTATTGGGCTTTATACCAACTCGGAAACCAAACAACTTCGGCTTTCTATCAAGAAAAAAGAAATCATTGTTGCCGCAGAAGATATCGGGCTTTCCGGAGGAAACCAAAGTGCGAACGAGGAACTTGCGTGCGAAAATTCGAACGAAGAAATTGAAATCGGATTCAACGCTGGATATATAGCTGATGCGCTCTCACATTTGGAAAACGAAGAAATCATTCTTTCGTTGAGTACGTCAACGCGCGCCGCAATGTTCAAACCCGCACAAAATACGGAGAATGAAGACGTGTTGATGCTCGTTATGCCGGTGAGATTGAATTCATAA
- the gap gene encoding type I glyceraldehyde-3-phosphate dehydrogenase — MSKKIAINGFGRIGRLVFSAIVDRGLLGNEFDVVAVVDVSTDAKYFAYQLKYDSVHGKFRGTILTEKSNQSVADDDVLVVNNNKIKCVAATKDPSMLPWKELGVDLVIESTGLYTDGEKAQGHILAGAKRVLITAPAKGGVKTFVVGVNDNQYDPAKDSIVSNASCTTNCLAPVVYVLLKEGVGIEKGLMTTIHAYTATQKTVDGPSKKDWRGGRAAAINIIPSSTGAAKAVGEVLPETKGKLTGMSFRVPVADVSVVDLTFRSERDTSIEEIDALLKRASETYLKGILGYCNEEVVSTDFVHDERASIYDSLATMQNNLKGEKRFFKLVSWYDNEWGYSCRVVDLATKII, encoded by the coding sequence ATGTCAAAAAAAATAGCAATAAATGGATTTGGTAGAATAGGAAGGTTAGTATTTAGCGCAATTGTAGATAGAGGTTTGTTGGGTAATGAGTTTGATGTCGTTGCCGTAGTAGATGTAAGCACAGACGCAAAATATTTTGCGTATCAGTTGAAATATGATTCTGTGCATGGAAAATTTCGGGGAACAATTTTAACGGAAAAAAGCAATCAGAGTGTTGCCGACGATGATGTTTTGGTGGTGAACAACAATAAAATAAAATGTGTAGCCGCAACGAAAGATCCATCAATGCTTCCGTGGAAAGAACTAGGGGTTGACCTTGTGATAGAATCAACAGGATTATATACGGATGGAGAAAAAGCACAAGGGCACATATTAGCAGGAGCAAAACGAGTATTGATTACAGCTCCGGCAAAAGGCGGGGTAAAAACATTTGTAGTGGGAGTAAATGATAATCAATACGATCCAGCAAAAGATAGTATTGTGTCAAATGCGTCATGTACTACAAACTGTTTAGCGCCTGTAGTATATGTGCTTTTAAAAGAGGGGGTTGGAATTGAAAAAGGTTTAATGACAACAATACATGCATATACAGCCACACAAAAAACCGTTGACGGTCCCTCCAAAAAAGATTGGAGAGGCGGAAGAGCAGCAGCAATTAACATAATCCCATCTTCTACAGGAGCAGCAAAAGCTGTAGGAGAAGTGCTTCCAGAAACAAAAGGAAAATTAACAGGGATGTCGTTTCGCGTACCGGTAGCCGATGTATCTGTTGTGGACTTAACGTTTCGTAGTGAGCGAGACACATCAATCGAAGAAATAGATGCACTTCTGAAGCGCGCTTCAGAAACATACCTGAAAGGAATTTTAGGTTATTGTAACGAAGAAGTTGTATCTACCGATTTTGTGCATGATGAAAGAGCTTCTATTTATGACTCGCTTGCAACAATGCAGAATAATTTGAAAGGGGAAAAAAGGTTTTTTAAACTAGTGTCATGGTATGATAACGAATGGGGATACAGTTGTCGGGTTGTTGATCTTGCAACAAAAATAATTTGA
- the dnaA gene encoding chromosomal replication initiator protein DnaA, which yields MELVSLPLMNITFESNNFSNYTTDIWKQCLETIRPIVSSKNFSLWLEQIVPLSFDSQKNSFSLQVPSQFFSDWVDERFGNLLKSTLSDILSKSVDIEYSIKKEESENSVALSEEKEPSFFSPPKTPSEQSSNPLNKFPSVFTNGQAQPAVSNTFNPRFTFDNFIKGDSNKFAYAAAAAVANKTGGTEFNPFVLYGGSGLGKTHLIQAIGNFVLSHQKARRILYITSEEFTKNFVESIQHEKTIEFTNFYRSLDVLIVDDIQFFGGEKTLDYFFHTFNSLYQDGKQIILSSDRSPKEIKGINERLITRFQMGITADVQPPDLEMRIAILLKKSDALGVRLPLDVAELLAQNISTNVRQLEGCLHNLIAKSSFENQTISLELAKDVLRTVVGGIKSVVTIQDIQRVVSTYYNIPQDLLSQKTRKQEIVFARQVAMFLAKELTNSTFLTIGLHFGGRDHSTVVHSYQTIEELFLKDENIQNDIRNIKSRLQFVERK from the coding sequence ATGGAACTTGTATCTTTACCTTTAATGAATATTACTTTCGAAAGTAATAATTTTTCCAACTATACAACAGACATTTGGAAACAATGTTTGGAAACAATTCGTCCAATTGTTTCTTCAAAAAATTTTTCCCTTTGGCTCGAACAAATTGTTCCGCTTTCTTTCGATTCCCAAAAAAATTCTTTTTCGCTTCAGGTTCCCAGTCAATTTTTTTCCGATTGGGTAGATGAGCGTTTTGGTAATTTATTGAAGTCCACTCTTTCCGATATTCTCTCTAAGTCGGTGGACATTGAATATTCGATTAAAAAAGAAGAATCAGAAAACTCCGTTGCTCTTAGCGAGGAAAAAGAGCCGTCATTTTTCTCGCCGCCTAAAACCCCAAGTGAACAGAGTAGCAACCCTCTCAATAAATTTCCGTCGGTGTTCACAAACGGTCAAGCACAACCAGCGGTTTCTAATACGTTCAATCCCCGTTTTACTTTCGACAATTTTATTAAAGGTGACAGCAATAAATTTGCATACGCCGCCGCCGCCGCCGTTGCAAATAAAACCGGCGGAACGGAATTTAATCCGTTTGTTCTTTATGGCGGCTCCGGTTTAGGAAAAACACATTTGATTCAGGCAATCGGAAATTTTGTTTTATCGCACCAAAAAGCGAGGCGGATTCTCTACATTACTTCGGAAGAATTTACGAAAAACTTTGTGGAATCTATTCAACACGAAAAAACTATCGAGTTCACAAATTTTTACCGCTCGCTTGACGTGCTTATTGTTGACGATATTCAATTTTTCGGCGGCGAAAAAACGCTGGATTATTTCTTTCACACGTTTAATTCTTTGTATCAAGATGGAAAGCAAATTATTCTTTCCAGCGACCGTTCTCCAAAAGAAATAAAAGGAATCAACGAACGACTCATTACTCGTTTCCAAATGGGTATTACTGCTGATGTGCAACCGCCGGATTTGGAAATGCGCATCGCTATTCTTCTTAAAAAAAGCGATGCGTTAGGTGTGCGGCTCCCGCTCGATGTTGCTGAACTTTTGGCGCAAAACATTTCTACCAACGTTCGCCAACTCGAAGGGTGCTTGCATAATCTTATTGCAAAATCTTCTTTTGAAAATCAAACCATCTCTCTCGAACTCGCGAAAGACGTACTGCGAACTGTTGTTGGAGGAATTAAATCCGTTGTTACTATTCAAGATATTCAACGCGTAGTTAGTACTTACTATAATATTCCGCAGGATTTGCTCTCGCAAAAAACACGAAAACAAGAAATTGTTTTCGCACGTCAAGTTGCAATGTTCCTAGCAAAGGAATTAACAAACTCTACTTTTCTCACTATCGGTTTGCATTTTGGCGGACGCGACCACTCTACTGTAGTCCATTCTTATCAAACCATTGAAGAGTTATTTCTAAAAGATGAGAACATTCAGAATGATATTCGAAATATAAAATCGCGTTTGCAGTTTGTTGAACGTAAGTAA
- a CDS encoding YchF/TatD family DNA exonuclease, with amino-acid sequence MFVDTHCHLFFSEFENDIDDVIKKANDVGVQHIIVPGTDLETSRKSISLAEKYEGIYAAVGFHPHDSSKASENALEEIEKMSFHKKVVAIGEIGLDFHYDYSPREVQREIFLKQIEIAIRCELPIIVHDRETNGETYETIFKIAEEKNDWMKTKRNTDSRYPHPRGVFHCFAGDSNIARKATEKGFYISIPGPVTFPSKKEKKNSMEEVVSQITMEHILLETDAPFLAPAPYRGKRNEPSYIPRIAEKIASLQNVSIEDVGRTSSFGAHKLFGIGNAPTPVFTYKLKNSLYINHTIRCNADCVFCDRKGEATIWGYNLKIEREPSSEEIIREIFEPKKFDEIVFCGYGEPTIRLDVLKEVSLWVKKHGGKVRLNTDGHGSIINKRNIVPELVGLVDSVSISLNSIDKKQYGELMRVNADIYFPAMIEFAKQCVANNIDTTLTIVDLKEVEETQARNFVEKEIGAKFRNRKFF; translated from the coding sequence ATGTTTGTTGATACTCACTGCCATCTCTTCTTTTCGGAATTTGAAAACGATATTGATGACGTCATAAAAAAAGCAAACGACGTTGGTGTTCAACACATTATCGTCCCCGGCACGGATTTGGAAACAAGTAGAAAGTCCATTTCTCTTGCAGAAAAATACGAAGGTATCTATGCCGCCGTTGGTTTTCATCCGCACGATTCAAGCAAAGCAAGCGAAAACGCATTGGAAGAAATAGAGAAAATGAGTTTTCATAAAAAAGTAGTTGCCATAGGAGAAATCGGATTGGATTTTCATTATGATTATTCGCCGCGTGAAGTGCAACGAGAAATTTTTTTAAAACAAATAGAAATAGCAATACGTTGCGAACTTCCGATTATCGTTCACGACAGAGAAACAAACGGAGAAACGTACGAAACAATTTTTAAAATTGCCGAAGAAAAAAACGATTGGATGAAAACCAAACGAAACACCGACAGTAGATATCCGCATCCGCGCGGAGTGTTTCATTGTTTTGCCGGCGATAGTAACATAGCAAGAAAAGCAACTGAAAAAGGATTTTATATTTCTATTCCCGGTCCAGTAACGTTTCCTTCCAAAAAAGAAAAGAAAAATTCGATGGAAGAAGTAGTTTCACAAATAACGATGGAACATATTTTATTGGAAACAGATGCGCCATTTCTTGCTCCCGCGCCGTATCGCGGAAAAAGAAATGAGCCGTCGTACATTCCGCGAATAGCAGAAAAAATTGCTTCGCTGCAAAATGTTTCCATCGAAGATGTGGGAAGAACAAGTTCTTTTGGTGCGCATAAACTTTTTGGAATTGGAAACGCCCCAACTCCTGTATTCACGTACAAACTGAAAAATTCTTTATACATCAATCATACAATTCGATGCAATGCCGATTGTGTTTTCTGCGACAGAAAAGGCGAAGCAACAATATGGGGATATAATTTGAAAATTGAACGTGAACCTTCGAGCGAAGAAATCATTCGTGAAATTTTTGAACCGAAAAAATTTGACGAAATCGTTTTTTGCGGATACGGAGAACCAACAATTCGTCTCGATGTTTTGAAAGAAGTTTCTCTGTGGGTAAAAAAGCACGGAGGAAAAGTTCGTTTGAATACCGATGGACACGGAAGCATCATCAATAAGCGCAACATTGTTCCGGAACTCGTCGGATTGGTGGATTCGGTTTCGATTAGTTTGAACAGCATTGATAAAAAACAATACGGCGAATTGATGCGCGTGAACGCAGATATATATTTTCCCGCAATGATAGAATTTGCGAAACAATGCGTAGCAAACAATATAGATACTACGTTGACCATCGTTGATTTGAAAGAAGTAGAGGAAACACAAGCGCGAAATTTTGTAGAAAAAGAAATCGGAGCAAAATTCAGAAACAGAAAGTTTTTTTAA
- a CDS encoding T9SS type A sorting domain-containing protein: protein MRRIITTFFLLLTMSQVNAQLNLAPITQLLTDSIASIGQLGQNAGFIIIRNDTIIYQQYWGTWNNNTYQPIASGSKLPSMALLMKLIDEGYLSPTDTVQNYLPSFSGKPIMTLHQLMSHTSGLPEQSSYISDNSITLEQAVNNIGTSTPMTTYAPGTAFQYGGVSMHVAGRMAEIATGTRWDTLFQQKIGIALGLSNTDYVALGNTTNFRIAGGMGTTMPDFAKVVNMLLKYGKHNNNQIVDSLTVKMMQSDQTNGVPLIGTPYSGDSLRQNFRYGYGVWLEEETNGQITQFGSQGAFGFTPWIDRCRNIVCVLFVRKNVSSIQPTHTELRNLIEQLIPIKLEKPIITANGNQLQSSYQQGNQWYFNDTLLQGETNQIITPTQNGNYAVKYISPEGCEVFSDEFNYAVTSVEFVGSQSEISIYPNPAPNLFKVNTHRDSPSTIEVYDITGRKIQYKSFSKNTSIDISEQSKGVYFIRVNIDNLTYITKVIKQ, encoded by the coding sequence ATGAGAAGAATAATCACAACATTTTTTTTGTTGCTGACAATGAGTCAAGTTAACGCACAGTTAAACTTAGCCCCTATCACCCAACTTTTGACTGACAGCATTGCTTCAATAGGACAATTAGGACAAAATGCGGGCTTCATAATTATTCGTAATGACACCATCATCTACCAACAATATTGGGGAACTTGGAATAATAATACTTATCAACCAATTGCTTCGGGCTCAAAATTGCCTTCGATGGCATTATTAATGAAACTTATTGACGAAGGTTATCTTTCTCCAACTGACACCGTTCAAAATTATTTACCGAGTTTTAGCGGAAAACCCATTATGACGCTGCATCAGTTAATGAGCCATACATCTGGTTTGCCAGAACAATCATCCTATATATCCGACAACAGTATCACGCTTGAACAAGCTGTTAATAATATTGGAACAAGCACACCAATGACCACTTATGCGCCCGGAACAGCTTTTCAATATGGTGGCGTAAGTATGCACGTTGCAGGAAGAATGGCAGAAATAGCTACAGGAACACGTTGGGACACGCTATTTCAACAAAAAATTGGTATTGCTTTGGGTTTAAGCAATACAGACTATGTTGCATTAGGTAATACAACTAACTTCCGTATTGCGGGTGGTATGGGGACTACAATGCCCGACTTTGCCAAAGTTGTGAATATGCTTTTAAAATATGGCAAGCACAATAACAATCAGATTGTTGATTCATTGACCGTGAAAATGATGCAGAGCGACCAAACAAATGGTGTTCCACTTATTGGGACTCCGTATTCAGGCGATTCACTTAGGCAAAATTTCAGATATGGCTATGGTGTTTGGTTAGAAGAAGAAACCAACGGACAAATAACACAGTTCGGAAGTCAAGGAGCATTTGGATTTACGCCTTGGATTGACCGTTGCAGAAATATTGTTTGCGTGTTATTTGTAAGAAAAAACGTAAGTAGCATTCAACCAACTCATACTGAACTCAGAAATTTAATAGAACAATTGATTCCAATAAAACTTGAAAAACCGATTATTACAGCAAATGGAAATCAACTACAATCCAGCTATCAACAAGGTAATCAATGGTATTTTAACGACACCTTATTACAAGGTGAAACCAATCAAATAATCACACCGACACAAAACGGAAACTACGCAGTAAAATATATCTCACCAGAAGGATGTGAAGTATTTTCTGACGAATTTAATTATGCTGTGACTAGTGTAGAATTTGTAGGAAGTCAATCCGAAATATCAATTTATCCAAATCCTGCTCCTAATTTATTTAAAGTAAACACACATCGAGACAGTCCTTCCACCATTGAAGTTTATGACATAACGGGAAGAAAAATACAATATAAAAGTTTTTCAAAGAACACATCCATTGACATTTCTGAACAATCCAAAGGAGTTTACTTTATTAGAGTAAATATTGACAACTTGACCTACATAACCAAAGTTATCAAACAATGA